One segment of Desulfonauticus submarinus DNA contains the following:
- a CDS encoding ABC transporter substrate binding protein: MKKIIFFLIIFPIIINNNCLAKIKKIRIGYLEAGQFWAYDGIYNAFKQSLKEKGWGNKIEFPPNAHFSPGWEPEHVPEYEQRARELMERKDIDFVIAMGTAATQALLKVNNGKKPILAMGVADPLASGFIKSYHDSGIDNFTIRVVPNRWKIMFEIFYDVVHFKKLGIMYSDTKTGRVYANLKDAREVAKEKGFKLIEYNKLSTAEELCECDKGLDYLISKGIDAFFISSLVCFDWTKSDVQKLMNKLIKNKIPTFARDGSSYVQAGALMGFSSMDFSAMGDFLANMAIQIFKGKKPRDVNMIDRPSPKIAVNLETALKIGFDFPVTILIASDEIYDKIILPSNRKFK; this comes from the coding sequence TTATATTTCCCATTATTATAAATAATAATTGCTTGGCAAAAATAAAAAAAATTAGGATTGGATATTTAGAAGCAGGCCAATTTTGGGCTTATGATGGTATTTATAATGCTTTTAAGCAAAGCTTAAAAGAAAAGGGATGGGGAAATAAGATAGAATTCCCACCAAATGCACATTTTAGTCCGGGCTGGGAGCCAGAGCATGTTCCTGAATATGAACAAAGAGCAAGAGAATTAATGGAAAGAAAGGATATTGATTTTGTTATTGCTATGGGTACTGCTGCAACACAAGCTCTTTTAAAGGTAAATAATGGTAAAAAGCCTATTTTAGCCATGGGTGTTGCTGATCCACTGGCATCTGGTTTTATTAAGAGTTATCATGATTCAGGTATAGATAATTTTACAATAAGGGTTGTTCCCAATAGGTGGAAAATAATGTTTGAAATTTTTTATGATGTGGTTCATTTTAAAAAATTAGGCATTATGTATTCTGATACAAAAACTGGTAGAGTATATGCAAATTTAAAAGATGCTAGAGAAGTTGCAAAAGAAAAAGGATTTAAGTTAATTGAGTATAATAAATTAAGCACAGCAGAAGAATTATGTGAATGTGATAAAGGTCTTGATTATCTTATCTCTAAAGGTATAGATGCTTTTTTTATTTCTTCACTAGTTTGTTTTGATTGGACTAAAAGCGATGTACAAAAACTAATGAATAAACTTATTAAAAATAAAATTCCTACTTTTGCTAGAGACGGTTCATCTTATGTACAGGCAGGAGCATTGATGGGATTTTCTTCTATGGATTTTTCTGCAATGGGTGACTTTTTAGCTAATATGGCTATCCAAATTTTTAAAGGCAAAAAGCCAAGAGATGTAAATATGATAGACAGACCTTCTCCTAAAATAGCTGTTAATTTGGAAACTGCCTTAAAAATAGGTTTTGACTTTCCTGTAACGATTTTAATAGCTTCTGATGAGATCTATGATAAAATTATTTTACCATCCAATAGGAAATTTAAATAA
- a CDS encoding MFS transporter, with product MKQNRWIVLIIIFLFFILTLGFNSFLTISSFRKNNLSNYFSLAETIGKRIKSDIETGLIFGKELTTFYGLKKILYKYLSKDLFISNIYVCDKNFHLIKYINEINKNELELIKKDKCYEYTSKKIIFNNYYLLIFPIYKNNYIKGYLILKLSKWLNKISESIFYSQIRIILILSIFSFIILVLFLNNIFKRKVLGKVENKVNIGIFLIIISTQIIYAFISTYQYQNKLSTTIEKKLLFIHETLSSDFQFLLNKGVSLSHVSGIYTYLNNILKVNKEVGSIIIDNNKQSIFCVNRDLKNNGILKKISFLNFKFSKPLFKNGKKIGNIVLISNPSFILEQIIDVYLDAITLLILCFIFLGELNHIFIPILWDRLNKFKDVKSFNINIQRFFRVAAFLFFFAYDMPLSFIPIYMENFPAINSLFPKDIWLSLPITLEMLFATLTTLVGGFIIDRYGWKKVFYIGTIFSSSGLFLAALYANLLVYLFSRSLAGAGLGLILISLQSFIVNVLDKERSSGIANMFAGVLAGSLCGNVVGAMLAERSSFKIVFYVASCLILLSILYLFFIFKNFKNKETNVSLVQQYTLFNNWKKYFFDLKTIGLILFIAIPITITLVGVLYYITPLYLKKIGMSQGNIGRVLMIYGLCIIYLGPIFSSLIDKMKNKFFIVILSGLISACSLLPLIVFKGVGGVISSVILVGVANACASACLIVFFLEITSNIKVTEQQKVSFFRTLERTGQIIGSFIFANLIVWFGFYRGLEYLFIFLLLCIVFYLIFCLYRKKVFYYE from the coding sequence ATGAAACAAAATAGGTGGATAGTTTTAATAATTATTTTTCTTTTTTTTATATTAACTTTAGGATTTAATTCTTTTTTAACAATTTCTTCATTTAGAAAAAACAATTTATCTAATTATTTTTCTTTAGCTGAAACTATTGGAAAACGAATAAAGTCTGATATTGAAACAGGTCTTATTTTTGGGAAAGAGTTAACAACTTTCTATGGTTTAAAAAAAATACTTTATAAATATTTATCAAAAGATCTATTCATATCTAATATTTATGTATGTGATAAAAATTTTCATTTAATAAAATATATCAACGAAATTAATAAAAATGAATTAGAGCTAATTAAGAAAGATAAATGCTATGAATATACTTCAAAGAAAATAATTTTTAATAATTACTATCTTTTAATTTTTCCAATTTATAAAAATAATTATATAAAAGGATACTTAATTTTAAAATTAAGTAAATGGTTGAATAAAATTTCAGAATCTATATTTTATAGTCAGATACGTATTATTCTTATTTTATCCATATTTTCTTTTATCATTTTAGTGTTGTTTTTAAATAATATTTTTAAAAGGAAAGTTTTAGGAAAAGTTGAAAATAAAGTTAATATTGGTATTTTTTTAATTATTATCTCTACTCAAATAATATATGCTTTTATTAGCACATATCAATATCAAAACAAATTATCTACTACAATAGAAAAAAAGCTTTTATTTATCCATGAAACTCTAAGTAGCGATTTTCAATTTTTATTGAATAAGGGTGTTTCTTTGTCCCATGTTAGTGGTATTTATACGTATTTAAATAATATTTTAAAAGTTAATAAAGAGGTAGGCTCTATTATTATTGATAACAATAAACAATCAATTTTTTGTGTAAATCGTGATTTAAAAAATAATGGTATATTAAAAAAAATAAGTTTTTTAAATTTTAAATTTTCTAAACCATTATTTAAAAATGGAAAAAAAATAGGTAATATTGTTTTAATAAGTAATCCATCTTTTATTTTAGAACAAATTATAGATGTTTATTTAGATGCTATTACATTATTAATTTTATGTTTTATCTTTTTAGGAGAATTAAATCATATTTTCATTCCTATTTTATGGGATAGATTAAATAAATTTAAGGATGTTAAATCTTTTAATATTAATATCCAAAGATTCTTTAGAGTTGCTGCATTTTTATTCTTTTTTGCGTATGATATGCCATTATCATTTATTCCTATCTATATGGAAAATTTCCCTGCCATTAACTCTCTATTTCCTAAAGATATCTGGTTGAGTTTACCTATCACTTTAGAAATGTTATTTGCCACTTTAACTACTTTAGTTGGGGGTTTTATTATAGATCGTTATGGTTGGAAAAAAGTATTTTATATTGGAACTATATTTAGTTCAAGTGGTTTATTTTTAGCTGCTTTATATGCTAATTTATTGGTGTATTTATTTTCACGTTCTCTTGCAGGAGCAGGATTGGGGCTTATTTTAATTTCCTTACAGTCTTTTATAGTGAATGTTTTAGATAAAGAGCGGTCATCTGGTATTGCTAATATGTTTGCAGGAGTTTTGGCTGGAAGTTTATGTGGTAATGTTGTAGGTGCTATGTTAGCCGAGCGTTCTAGTTTTAAAATTGTATTCTATGTAGCTAGTTGTTTAATTCTTTTATCTATATTATATTTATTTTTTATTTTTAAAAATTTTAAAAATAAAGAAACAAATGTTTCCTTAGTGCAACAATATACTTTATTTAATAACTGGAAGAAATATTTTTTTGATTTAAAGACAATTGGTTTGATTTTATTTATAGCTATTCCTATAACAATTACTTTAGTAGGTGTATTATACTATATAACTCCTTTGTATCTAAAAAAAATAGGTATGTCTCAAGGTAATATCGGAAGAGTTTTGATGATTTATGGACTATGTATTATTTATTTAGGACCTATTTTTTCATCTTTGATAGATAAGATGAAAAATAAATTTTTTATAGTTATATTATCAGGATTAATATCAGCTTGCTCTTTACTCCCTTTAATAGTTTTTAAAGGGGTAGGAGGAGTTATCAGTTCGGTAATATTAGTTGGTGTGGCTAATGCATGTGCGTCTGCATGTTTGATTGTATTTTTTTTAGAAATAACGTCTAATATAAAAGTAACAGAACAGCAGAAAGTTAGTTTTTTTAGAACATTGGAAAGAACTGGGCAAATTATAGGATCTTTTATTTTTGCTAATTTAATAGTATGGTTTGGGTTTTATAGAGGGTTAGAGTATTTATTTATTTTTTTGTTGTTATGTATTGTTTTTTATTTGATATTCTGTTTATATAGAAAAAAAGTATTTTATTATGAATAA
- a CDS encoding GNAT family N-acetyltransferase, with protein MNKKFYISILHLEDVDKLCNLIYSNFGQSYPDKEFYDSTILRKVIQKGSLIPIVVKYKDKLVGHLALRKRKLQNIYYAGSAVVDRQYRGKGLLTKLMSFALSYLKKKDIWGFYGEPITSNNFSQRASKLVGGKEVGVFLRRVLPVVKFVESPKKKWGNTVIFFYPAYSLSNCSFQIISSLYDNIIEEIFYNLEIKHIKFRKEGYLGNKNNYTVRIEKNWKIGELLVENLTTIDDIFWEKKIKFLNNYAHSAVYLNLSHCFLNEWINILKSNKYFFAGIIPLFFKTGSALVMQRIQQFDFITKNYFVTNFGERLYYWCMKDGKNFIT; from the coding sequence ATGAATAAAAAATTTTACATATCTATTCTTCATTTAGAGGATGTTGATAAACTTTGTAATTTGATTTATTCTAATTTTGGACAAAGTTATCCAGATAAAGAATTTTATGATAGTACTATATTAAGAAAAGTTATACAAAAAGGTTCTTTGATACCTATTGTTGTGAAATATAAGGATAAATTAGTAGGTCATTTAGCTTTAAGAAAAAGAAAATTACAAAACATATACTATGCAGGAAGTGCTGTTGTAGATCGTCAATATAGAGGTAAAGGATTATTAACAAAACTAATGAGTTTTGCTTTATCTTATTTGAAAAAAAAGGATATATGGGGATTTTATGGAGAACCTATTACTTCTAATAATTTTTCTCAAAGGGCAAGTAAATTAGTTGGAGGTAAAGAAGTAGGTGTTTTTTTGAGACGGGTACTTCCTGTTGTAAAATTTGTAGAAAGTCCTAAGAAAAAATGGGGAAATACTGTAATTTTTTTTTATCCAGCTTATTCTTTGAGCAATTGTTCTTTTCAAATTATTTCAAGTTTATATGATAATATTATTGAAGAAATTTTTTATAACCTTGAGATAAAGCATATTAAGTTTAGAAAAGAAGGTTACTTGGGAAATAAAAATAATTATACTGTGAGAATAGAAAAGAATTGGAAGATTGGAGAGCTATTAGTGGAGAATTTAACTACAATAGATGATATTTTTTGGGAAAAAAAAATAAAATTTTTAAATAATTATGCTCATAGTGCAGTATATCTCAATTTATCTCATTGTTTTTTAAATGAATGGATAAATATTTTAAAAAGTAATAAATATTTTTTTGCAGGTATTATTCCTTTATTTTTTAAAACAGGTAGTGCTTTAGTAATGCAGCGAATACAACAATTTGATTTTATTACTAAAAATTATTTTGTTACAAATTTTGGAGAAAGGTTATATTATTGGTGTATGAAAGATGGAAAAAATTTTATTACTTAG
- a CDS encoding ATP-binding protein has product MKKSETTYKSNYIFHSVAIYDKAIKITHDINKVLEKENIDKNYINNINLILEEIILNICNYAYPNNDPGPLELELKITKDTIYITFKDQGIPFNPLEYKSKPISGNDSIEDILPGGLGIVLVKQFSKKIDYQYSNNKNILTISIGLDKLNKNNSK; this is encoded by the coding sequence TTGAAGAAATCTGAAACAACATATAAGAGTAACTATATTTTCCATTCTGTGGCTATATATGATAAAGCAATTAAGATAACTCACGATATTAATAAAGTTCTTGAAAAAGAAAACATTGATAAAAATTATATAAATAATATCAATCTAATCTTAGAAGAAATAATTTTAAATATATGTAATTATGCCTATCCCAACAACGATCCTGGCCCACTAGAACTAGAGTTAAAAATTACAAAAGATACTATTTATATAACTTTTAAGGATCAAGGTATCCCCTTCAACCCGCTAGAATATAAATCTAAGCCTATATCTGGAAACGACTCTATAGAAGATATTTTGCCTGGAGGACTAGGAATTGTCTTGGTAAAACAATTCTCTAAAAAAATTGACTATCAATATTCTAATAATAAAAATATCTTAACCATATCTATTGGATTAGATAAGTTAAATAAAAATAATTCTAAGTAA
- a CDS encoding STAS domain-containing protein: protein MEIKKIDKKKFIIVKVSGRLDASTAPLYEEKCRSFIVEGHNKMIIDLNDLEYISSAGLRSILSIGKKIKSNNGKYLFCNLQPMVSDVFKISGFNAIFPVFNTLEDAIEEI, encoded by the coding sequence ATGGAAATAAAAAAAATAGACAAAAAAAAATTTATTATTGTAAAGGTATCTGGAAGACTAGATGCCTCTACTGCTCCTTTATATGAAGAAAAATGTCGCTCTTTTATAGTAGAAGGCCATAATAAAATGATTATTGATTTGAATGACTTAGAATATATAAGCTCAGCAGGACTTAGAAGTATTTTATCCATAGGGAAAAAAATTAAATCCAATAATGGAAAGTATCTATTTTGTAATCTTCAACCAATGGTATCTGATGTTTTTAAGATATCTGGATTTAATGCTATATTTCCAGTTTTTAACACTCTGGAGGATGCAATTGAAGAAATCTGA
- a CDS encoding SpoIIE family protein phosphatase: protein MRDKIISLKWKIVFPLVILFVIMAAIIVFLSSDMTSRAMFNLSEEQANNVLYLVNININSMYKNLLSSKIETILNTKKIIRFMNQDIYNYLSTNGYKKNSFKNIEYEVFNKYEIIGDYNIFSFIMKDNHLVYSSNKKIDFIKISNIQDLKGRKIIDIFHDINTHRKSEFIIFKYNNRFVVGFIKFYDSKYIISVFIDCDDIIKEIEKQKNIMISNIVQNMAKINIAKSGYLYILNDEGNVIFPLSSIKSYNNFKFKIKPFILANIKKNEGVNKFNFIVKSDKINKYYITSIFFKPLKWYVGAVIPIKEIVSPGKKLVKIQALVVLLVFFISLVFIIMFISRVTNPIKKLAEFTSVVATHDFTKGEIELSDTLILNKKRKDEIGLLTESFIKMHKELASNIKRLLTVTANQERLESELRIARQIQMGILPSPEPKPPLLDLDFHAYLKPAREVGGDLFHYFFIDDERICFAVGDVSDKGVPAAFFMAMTMTLLKNTAMSGGSIGEIVSRVNNELAQNNPNNMFVTLFVGILNVKTGYLEYTNAGHNPTLYIPYKGRAVFLREISGPVVGAMEGLKYKTFYLQLYPKDLLFLYTDGVTEAMDINKNLYGEDRLYNLLVENSKALYSNDIINIVCNDLKDFVGKAEQSDDITMMVLRWDKETN from the coding sequence ATGAGGGATAAAATTATTTCTTTAAAATGGAAAATTGTTTTTCCTCTAGTTATTTTGTTTGTTATAATGGCCGCGATTATAGTTTTTCTTTCATCTGATATGACTAGTAGGGCTATGTTTAATCTTAGTGAAGAACAGGCAAACAATGTTCTTTATCTTGTGAATATTAACATTAATTCTATGTATAAAAACCTTCTTTCTTCTAAAATAGAAACTATTCTTAATACAAAGAAAATTATTCGTTTTATGAATCAGGATATTTATAATTATTTATCTACAAATGGATATAAAAAGAATAGTTTTAAAAATATTGAATATGAAGTATTCAATAAATATGAAATAATTGGCGACTATAATATATTTTCTTTTATTATGAAAGATAATCACTTAGTATATTCTAGTAATAAAAAAATAGATTTTATTAAAATTAGTAATATACAAGACTTAAAGGGAAGAAAAATAATAGATATATTTCATGATATTAATACACATCGTAAAAGTGAATTTATAATATTTAAATATAATAATAGGTTTGTTGTTGGATTCATAAAGTTTTATGATTCTAAATATATTATATCTGTTTTTATAGACTGCGATGATATAATTAAAGAAATAGAAAAGCAAAAGAATATAATGATAAGTAATATTGTGCAAAATATGGCAAAAATTAATATAGCTAAAAGTGGTTATTTATATATACTAAATGATGAAGGAAATGTTATTTTCCCTTTATCTTCTATTAAATCCTATAATAATTTTAAATTTAAAATAAAGCCATTTATTTTAGCCAATATTAAAAAGAATGAAGGTGTAAATAAATTTAATTTTATCGTTAAGTCAGATAAAATTAACAAATATTATATTACATCTATTTTCTTTAAACCGTTAAAGTGGTATGTAGGGGCTGTTATTCCAATAAAAGAAATAGTTTCTCCAGGTAAAAAATTAGTTAAAATTCAGGCATTAGTTGTTTTGTTAGTATTTTTTATTAGTTTAGTTTTTATAATTATGTTTATTTCTAGAGTTACTAATCCTATAAAAAAATTGGCTGAATTTACTTCAGTAGTAGCAACACATGATTTTACTAAAGGTGAAATAGAGTTATCTGATACTTTAATTCTTAATAAAAAAAGAAAAGATGAAATAGGTTTATTAACTGAATCTTTTATTAAAATGCATAAAGAATTAGCTTCCAATATTAAAAGATTATTAACAGTTACTGCAAACCAAGAAAGATTAGAAAGTGAATTGAGGATAGCTCGGCAAATTCAGATGGGCATTTTACCCTCACCTGAACCCAAGCCCCCGCTTTTAGATTTAGACTTCCATGCTTATTTAAAACCAGCTAGAGAAGTAGGAGGAGATTTATTTCATTACTTTTTTATAGATGATGAGCGTATTTGTTTTGCGGTTGGAGATGTTTCAGATAAAGGAGTTCCTGCTGCTTTTTTTATGGCTATGACTATGACATTATTAAAAAATACAGCCATGTCTGGAGGAAGTATTGGAGAAATTGTTTCCAGAGTGAATAATGAACTTGCCCAAAATAATCCTAATAATATGTTTGTTACTTTATTTGTAGGTATTTTAAATGTTAAAACTGGATATTTAGAATATACAAATGCAGGACATAACCCAACGTTATACATACCATATAAAGGAAGAGCAGTGTTTTTAAGAGAGATTAGTGGTCCAGTTGTAGGAGCAATGGAAGGGCTTAAATATAAAACTTTTTACCTCCAACTTTATCCAAAAGATTTATTGTTCTTATATACAGATGGAGTAACAGAGGCTATGGATATTAACAAAAATTTGTATGGAGAAGATAGATTATATAATTTATTAGTTGAAAATTCTAAAGCTCTTTATTCAAATGATATTATTAATATTGTATGTAATGATTTAAAAGATTTTGTTGGCAAAGCAGAACAATCTGATGATATTACTATGATGGTATTACGCTGGGATAAAGAGACTAATTAG
- a CDS encoding glycosyltransferase family 2 protein: MLNCTGLILTYNGEKYLKQCIQSLSFCKEILVIDSNSQDKTVEIAQKNGARVIINSWKGPAKQFEFAFKHIHTDWVISLDQDEILSPELQEEIKHNLHHNDKKYAGFFCPRKSFYFDRFIKHCGWYPDYLLRVFYLPKTSLYTSGPHYGFRVSGDTLKLKGHIIHYPYENLFHHMEKINYYTQEAAKDMAEKNISSGVIKALGHGLARFMKIYFLKLGFLDGKAGFILSLNAFFYGFHKYIRVLEFKKAN, translated from the coding sequence ATGCTAAATTGTACAGGACTAATTTTAACTTATAATGGCGAAAAATATTTAAAGCAATGTATTCAAAGTCTATCCTTTTGCAAAGAAATTTTAGTTATAGATTCAAATAGCCAAGATAAAACCGTTGAAATTGCACAAAAAAATGGGGCAAGAGTTATTATAAACTCATGGAAAGGTCCTGCCAAACAATTTGAATTTGCTTTTAAACATATTCATACAGATTGGGTTATCTCATTAGATCAAGACGAAATTTTATCTCCTGAATTACAAGAAGAAATAAAACACAACCTTCATCATAATGATAAAAAATATGCTGGTTTTTTTTGTCCAAGAAAATCATTTTATTTTGATAGATTTATTAAGCATTGTGGATGGTATCCAGATTATTTGTTGAGAGTTTTTTATCTCCCAAAAACATCATTATATACTTCGGGACCACATTATGGTTTTCGAGTAAGTGGAGATACATTAAAATTAAAAGGTCATATAATACATTATCCTTATGAAAATCTTTTCCACCATATGGAAAAAATAAACTACTATACCCAAGAAGCAGCAAAAGACATGGCAGAAAAAAATATATCGTCTGGAGTAATAAAGGCCCTTGGACATGGCCTAGCCAGATTTATGAAAATTTATTTTTTAAAACTAGGCTTTTTAGATGGAAAAGCTGGTTTTATTCTTTCTTTAAACGCATTTTTTTATGGATTTCATAAATACATAAGAGTATTAGAATTCAAAAAAGCTAATTAG
- a CDS encoding DegT/DnrJ/EryC1/StrS family aminotransferase: MSSIRSKKNFLVFGSPYIGEEEIQEVIHSLRTCWLGTGPKVAQFEKNFKQFKKIPYAIAVNSCTAALHLSLIAADIGPGDEVITTPLTFCATINAIIHAGATPVLVDVDKKTFNLNPDLIEEKITPKTKAILPVHFAGRPCEMDKILSLAKKYNLKVIEDCAHAIEAEYKNKPCGTFGDFGCFSFYVTKNIITGEGGMIITHHSQLAKRIKILALHGMSADAWRRFSDEGYKHYMVVECGYKYNMMDIQAAIGIHQLKRVNIFWKKRKKIWEIYLDAFSDLPITLPNPFPDYIKPAYHLFTILIDEKKANINRDNFLNALNKHNIGSGVHYLSIPEHPFYQQKFGWKPEDYPNAMTIGRQTLSLPLSAKLTDKDINDVILAVKTILKECKC, translated from the coding sequence ATGTCATCTATTCGCTCAAAAAAAAATTTTTTAGTTTTTGGATCTCCCTACATAGGAGAAGAGGAAATCCAAGAAGTTATACATAGTCTAAGAACATGTTGGCTAGGGACAGGGCCCAAAGTAGCCCAATTTGAAAAAAATTTTAAACAATTTAAAAAAATTCCTTATGCTATAGCAGTAAACTCTTGTACTGCAGCCTTACATTTAAGTTTAATTGCGGCTGACATAGGACCTGGAGATGAAGTTATTACCACACCTTTAACATTCTGTGCTACTATTAATGCCATAATTCACGCAGGAGCAACACCTGTATTAGTAGATGTAGATAAAAAAACTTTTAATCTAAACCCAGATCTTATTGAAGAAAAAATCACGCCTAAAACCAAAGCTATTTTACCTGTACACTTTGCAGGCCGACCTTGTGAGATGGATAAAATATTATCCTTAGCTAAAAAATATAATCTTAAAGTAATTGAAGATTGCGCTCATGCTATAGAAGCTGAATATAAAAACAAACCTTGTGGAACATTTGGCGACTTTGGGTGCTTTAGTTTTTATGTAACGAAAAATATTATCACTGGTGAAGGTGGAATGATTATAACACATCATTCCCAACTTGCAAAGCGGATAAAAATATTAGCTTTACATGGAATGAGTGCAGACGCATGGAGAAGGTTCTCTGATGAAGGATATAAACATTATATGGTAGTAGAATGTGGCTATAAATATAATATGATGGACATTCAAGCTGCTATTGGAATCCACCAATTAAAACGAGTTAATATATTTTGGAAAAAAAGAAAAAAAATTTGGGAAATATATTTAGATGCTTTTTCTGATTTACCAATAACCCTTCCAAACCCATTCCCAGATTATATAAAACCAGCCTATCATCTTTTCACAATTTTAATTGACGAAAAAAAAGCTAATATTAACAGGGATAATTTTTTAAATGCTCTTAATAAACACAACATAGGATCTGGAGTCCATTATCTTAGCATACCAGAGCATCCTTTTTATCAACAAAAATTTGGATGGAAACCAGAAGATTATCCAAACGCCATGACAATAGGGAGACAAACCTTAAGTTTACCTTTGTCTGCAAAATTAACTGACAAAGATATCAATGATGTAATTTTAGCAGTCAAAACCATTTTAAAGGAATGTAAATGCTAA
- the tmk gene encoding dTMP kinase, whose product MFITFEGIEGCGKTTQAQKLKEYLESLGKKVLLTREPGGSNLGITLRKILLSMESQDITKETELFLYLADRSQHVHQIIKPALEEGSIVISDRYTDSTVVYQGYGRGIDPNILHLLNELATNKLNPDLTILLDLPVEIGLKRALARNLEDKISREEGRFEAESLEFHTKIREGYLTWAALHKERIIVINGNNEPEIVFKDILEAIKNRITFNN is encoded by the coding sequence ATGTTTATTACCTTTGAAGGAATAGAAGGGTGTGGAAAAACCACTCAAGCCCAAAAATTAAAAGAGTATTTAGAATCCCTAGGCAAAAAAGTTCTTCTCACAAGAGAACCTGGTGGGAGCAATTTAGGTATAACTTTAAGAAAAATTCTTTTATCCATGGAAAGTCAAGACATCACTAAAGAAACAGAACTTTTTTTATATTTAGCTGACCGTTCTCAACATGTACATCAAATTATAAAACCTGCTTTAGAAGAAGGATCTATAGTAATTTCAGATAGATATACTGATTCTACTGTAGTATATCAAGGATATGGAAGAGGAATAGATCCGAATATCTTACATTTATTAAATGAGCTTGCAACTAATAAACTAAATCCAGACCTTACTATTCTTCTAGATTTACCTGTAGAGATAGGACTCAAGCGAGCTTTGGCTAGAAATTTAGAAGACAAAATATCCCGAGAAGAAGGTAGATTTGAGGCTGAAAGTTTAGAATTTCATACAAAAATTAGAGAAGGCTATCTCACTTGGGCTGCCTTACATAAAGAAAGAATTATAGTTATAAATGGAAATAATGAGCCAGAAATTGTATTCAAAGATATTTTAGAAGCAATTAAAAATAGAATTACCTTCAATAATTAA
- a CDS encoding 3'-5' exoribonuclease YhaM family protein — MKEKKKFIQELKNSEKLEDIFVVVSSQKSQAQNGPFWNLTLQDKTGQISARIWSPLSQNYSQIKNGDFVFVKGQVQSFKQQLQINIEYLEILPQTEINLADFLPTSKVPPEKLLAELKDILFKELKYPLWKKLAKAIFSDPEIQNLLLTASGGKKIHHAYIGGLLEHTLSVCKICLKLCEIYSFVDKEIVLLGAALHDLGKAYEISQSIERNYTDEGQLLGHIFLGLEKLQPFFAPFETSEYDLILHLKHLILSHHGELEFGSPKRPKTIEALLLHFADNIDSKVNIMQSLSKEDTDESFWSEYNRSLGRAIYFPKKTPSNNEEYSTNNPTKRVNQCLLPLKE; from the coding sequence ATGAAAGAGAAAAAAAAATTCATTCAAGAGTTAAAAAATTCAGAAAAATTAGAAGATATTTTTGTAGTAGTCTCATCTCAAAAATCACAAGCTCAAAACGGTCCCTTTTGGAACTTAACTCTACAAGATAAAACAGGACAAATCTCAGCTCGTATATGGAGTCCTTTAAGTCAAAATTATTCTCAAATAAAAAATGGAGATTTTGTCTTTGTAAAAGGACAAGTACAAAGTTTCAAACAACAGCTACAAATAAATATAGAATATTTAGAAATTCTCCCCCAAACAGAAATAAACTTAGCTGATTTCCTACCTACAAGCAAAGTACCTCCTGAAAAACTTCTAGCAGAGTTAAAAGATATTTTATTTAAAGAATTAAAATATCCTTTATGGAAAAAACTTGCTAAAGCTATATTTTCAGACCCAGAAATCCAAAATCTGCTTCTAACTGCTTCTGGCGGTAAAAAAATTCACCATGCCTATATTGGTGGATTACTAGAACATACTCTTTCTGTATGCAAAATATGTCTTAAATTATGTGAAATCTATTCTTTTGTGGATAAAGAAATAGTTTTATTAGGAGCAGCTCTCCATGATTTAGGAAAAGCATATGAAATATCTCAATCAATAGAAAGAAATTATACAGACGAAGGCCAACTATTAGGACATATTTTCTTAGGTTTGGAAAAACTTCAACCATTTTTTGCTCCTTTTGAAACATCCGAATATGACCTAATTCTACACTTAAAACACTTAATTTTATCCCATCACGGTGAATTAGAATTTGGTTCACCTAAAAGACCAAAAACTATAGAAGCACTTTTACTTCATTTTGCAGACAACATAGATTCAAAAGTAAATATTATGCAATCTCTATCTAAAGAGGATACAGATGAATCCTTTTGGTCAGAATATAATCGAAGTTTAGGAAGGGCAATTTATTTTCCTAAAAAAACCCCAAGTAATAATGAAGAATATTCAACAAATAATCCAACAAAGAGGGTAAATCAATGTTTATTACCTTTGAAGGAATAG